The Geomonas ferrireducens DNA segment CCTTGATCCCTGCACCGAAACGAAGTGGAGCGACATAGACTAGGGCTTTCTCGAAGAGCGGTCGAAGATCGCTGACATAGCCCGTGAAATCTACGAGACTGAGATCGAGTCCCTTAAGCTCGTGGTGTGACACTTCTCCCGCAACCGTCAGTCTTATTCCGGGGACTTCCATGCTAAGTGGTGGAAGGATCTGTTGTATGAAGTAGCGCAGAGCATCTACGTTCGGCGGGTGCGTCCCACCGACGAAAAGGAGCCCGGTTCTTTTCTCGTAAGGAGCCTGAGATGCTTCGACGTCGTTTACCGGTAGGGGGATGACTTCTACGTGGGACCCCGGCAGTTCCTTCAAGATGATGTCGCGCTCGACGGGACTGTGGATGCCGATGATGTCGCAGCTTCGGAAGAGGTAGAGTTCGCGCTCCTTTATCTTTGCCAGTTCCTTTAAACTCCCTCCGTCTTTCTCGAGGCGGCGCCCTTCACGAACGAATTCCAGGTCCGGATCGTGATAAATAACCTTCGGGATATGACGACGCACTGTGTCGATATACTTGATCCCTATGTGGTTTCTGGTAAGGATGGCAGCGTGGAAAAAACTGCCGAATTGCTTCAGGTAATCGTTCAGATTGTTCGAGCCGAAAATGACTTCTACGCCCATCTGCTGGAGGACGGCAGTGTAGGGCTGATGCGCAAACAGGTTGTCGGGCCAGAAAACGACCTTATAGTCCAGGGCTACCAGTGCTTTGAGCAAGCTGTACATGAAGAAGGAGCCTGCGTCCCTGTCGTACGTCGGGACGTAATGGTCTATAACGAGGACGGTTTTGCGGTACCTGCTACGGTCTCGCGCCTGAAATACTTCCTGCCCGTTGGGAAAATGGTCACGCCCTAAAACTTCTCGCCAGCGTTCGAGAAACTTCTTCTTGTTCACTTCCTGATAGGCTTTGACACCCGTTGCCATGTCCTTGCCGTGAGACACCCCTTCAAAGTGCACGACTACGGATTTGGGCTGATACACGACGCGATAGCCAAGATTGCGTGCCTGAAATGCGAGGTCTGTGTCCTCAAAATAAGCCGGGGCGTACCTTTCGTCGAAGCCGCCCACTTTCTCCCATAGATCGCGCCGCACCATGATGCTGGCCCCTGATATATAGTCAGCATCCTTCACATAATTGTATTCAGGTTTTTCCGGGTTGTCCCTCCAGCCAAAGTTCCAGCCGGATGCATCGTTCCATATGATACCGCCGGCCTCTTGTAGCATCCCGTCGGGATATACAAGTTTCGAACCGGTTATGCCGATGCTTTGGTCGGTCTCCATCAGCGTAACAAGTGGAAGGAGCCAGTCTGGTTGTACGTTGATGTCGTTATTAAGGAACAGAAGGTATTTCCCCCGGGCCGCCATTGCCGCGTTGTTGCAGTTGCGCAGAAAACCTAGGTTTGTAGTGTTCCGTACCACGGTGATGCCGGTAACCAGTTGATCGATGTCGACTGTTCTGTCGGTGGAAACGTCGTCTGCGATGATGATCTCATATTCAACGTCACCGCTATGCTGGATGATTGAGGCGAGGCATGAGTGGGTGAAATCCCACTGATTGTGCACGGGTATGACAATAGAGACGGTCGGGGACTCACTGGACGGAACAGATAGGAGGGCATCTGGTGATATTACACCATGCAAAAGAAGCGGTTTGAAAGGTGTGGTGGCCGAGACCCTTCCGATGAAATAGTCCAAGCCGGAAAATAACCCCTTTAAATCCCCTCTTTTGATGTACGTGAAGGCAAGGCGGACGGTGTTGCGATCGACCGAGCGTACGAATCGCAGAGGGTGTAGGGTGATGTTGAGCAAAGGCTGTAATTTGGACATTTATACCTTAACGTGAGCGGTTTCAGCCGCCTGCCATTTTGTGGCGCGGGCCGAGAACATAATTGTTATTCGCCCGATGTGAAGTTCGTGGCCGTGGTTCTAAAAGACGATAAGAAGAATAAAACATCTCCTGTAACCGTTATAAAACGAAAGATAAGTGCGACAGCCAGGCTTTGCGGTTCTCCTATTAAACTTGTCAGTGACAGTACCAGGATCGATTCGCGTATGCCGACTCCCGCCGGTGCACCGGGGATGATGTATCCTGCAACCCATGAAGCCGCATAGGTGCATATTGTAATGCCTGCCACTTCGAGCCCTTTCCAACCTGAAAGACATGTGAGGGGCATGAGAAGGACTACACCTGACATGAAGAAAAAGAGCATGTATCGCAGAAATGAAGGGGCCATAGCCCTCAGAAGGTCAATTGAAGACCCAGCAGGTAGCTGAAGGCTGTGTCGGAGGCTGCTTCTTCTCAACATCCAGTTCATGGTAAATGGGAGTGTTAGAGCCCCCGCGAGAATTAAAAAATATCCGGCACGAAAAGCGCTTGATGCTCCGCCCCCACCAACAAGCCCGCCTATAATGGACACGGTGCAGGCTCCCCCGATAAGGCCTGCTGCCTCAAAAACTGTAGCACCTGCTAAGGTGCTGTGACTGACACCCAGCTCTCTTCCCATAAGATGTCTGCCGGCGAAGTGAAACACGTTCCCCGGGAGATATTTGCCGATCTGCGACCGTGCGTATATTGAATACCAAGCGGAAGAGGAATTCTCTGCGCCAAGGTTCCGAATGAGAATGATCCAGGCGGAGGGGAGCAGGAAAGATACGATGCAATATGCAACGGCCCCAAAAGCAACTAATAATGCTATGGGAACGCAAGATTCAAGGGACGAGATCTTGCTCCAGTTCGCATATAGCTTACTTGCTACGACCCACCCAGAAAGAAGGACTAGGAGCGATCCCAGCACCCTGGTTGTGTGTTTGAATAAGGCTTTAGTCCGATTGCTTTGCACGGCACAGCACCACAATCCATGGGGTGGGGGTTTCTACGCGGACGATGTCAAAGGTACTGGAAAGAAAGCTAAGGAAGCTTTTCCGGGACCAATGCTGTATGTGCCCTGGGGTGTTACCCAGCTGCGCGACGTACTTGAACCTGGCAATGTTCATGATGCGCCACAAAGGCTCACGTGGGACGCTGACCAGTAGATATGGAGTGGCAAGCTCAGCCAGGATTTCGAGCGCCTTTTGAGGGGACTCCAGATGTTCCAATACCTCACAGCAGACGACTAGTTCGGCAGCATCGTGTTCAGGCCGCATGTCGTAGATGGAGCATGCTTTGAATGCCGTATCTACTCCATCTCTCTGGGCCAAAGCTTCAGCTTTTGCTATTACTGCCTGTGAGAAGTCCGATCCTCTAACGGCGTATCCCGCGTTGGCTAATCGTCTTGAGAGGTGTCCCTCGCCGCAACCTACTTCATGGATGTCATGAGCTCGGGTTATGGCGACAAGCCTTTCAACGCTTGCGAAAAAACGTTGCATTAAAAAACGGGCAATTGGATTCGAGGAGCCGTATTTGTCATAAAAATTACCGGCTATGATTCCATCTTCTGTTATCACCAGGCCTTTTGACGGCAGCATCCAATTACTCCGGTTTGGAAAGCTCAATTTTTTTAAGTCGGTAATCGATGTCTTCCAGCAGCTTTCTGTTCACAGAAATAAGGTCAGCCAGCAAACCAGTTATTCCCAGGAAGAAACCGGAGCCCAGCAAAAGAGCTCCAAGGATCAAGGATTGTATGTGCCCACTACCGTCTCCAGAGATGTAGAAATACATGAAGCGGAGTCCGATAGCAAGACCAAGGGAAAAACAGAGCGCTCCTGGTATGGCAAAGCAGCGTAAAGGCTTATAGGTCATGAAAATTCGCAATATGGTGAAGACAGAGCGTCTTACATAGCTATATATGCTTTTCACTAAGCGTGAAGGGCGCAAGTCCGCGTTGGTGCGAATCGGAACTGACGTGGTGACCATCCCTTTGAGGCCTGCCTGGATGATTGTTTCCAGCGTATAGGTATATTGGTTGAAAACATGTAACTGCATTGCTGCGTTTCTGCTTATAGCCCTGAAACCGCTAGGTGCATCGGGTATGTTTGTGTTGCTTGTTATCCTAACAATCCAACTCCCGAATTTTTGCAGCACCTTTTTAATCGGGGAGAAGTGCTCGATTTCACTGATAGGCCGAGCGCCGATTACAATTTCTGCTTTTCCTGCGAGGATAGGATCAACGAGTTTTTGGATGTCAGCGGCGCAATACTGGTTATCTGCATCGGTGTTAACGATAACATCTGCGCCGAGTTTCAATGACGCATCAATCCCGGCTAGAAAGGCCTTCGCCAAACCACGATTCCTAGGGAAACTAACGACGTGGTCCACGCCGTTGGCAATGGCCACCTCAACGGTATTGTCAGTGCAACCGTCATTTATAATAAGCCACTCAACCTTCTCTACCCCTGCGATCTCCCGCGGAAGGTCTGCCAGTGTGATCGCGAGGGTTGAGGCCTCATTGTAACAGGGGATCTGTATTAGCAATTTCATTTAAATTCCCTAGGCTATGAGATGTATCAACTAGTAAAACCAACGCTTTTCAAAATGAAAGACAGCTGTCTTGTGTCCGAAGCTGAATGGGGATCCCATTTTTTGTCTAAAGCCAGATATACAATTGTGGGGCCTGTAGCCCTTATACCGTGGTCAAGGGGAAAGCTGGCGGTGAACTCACCCGATCTGTCGATTTTTATGTCTCTATATCGGATTCCGTCGACAGCCACCTGTAGATGAACAACATTCGTGTGGTACCCTGTCATGTCTGGAATTTGAATGCGCAAAACAAGATTTTTTTGACCGCTCTTTTGCAGCAAAACTGCCGATTTTTGCCGCGACCACCTTAAGCCTTCTTCGTGTTCATAGAGGCCTCTCACATATTGGTAATCGCTCTTTGTGAAGTCCGCAATTTGGAGCAAATGAGCATGTTTCTCTTCTTCTGTGAATGGGGCAAAAGGATACAAACGTTTGATTTTATATAATGCATAGCCGTTTTTGCTAATAACGACCTCGTTGCCAGTTTTATCAAGAACTTCGTGGAGCTCTTCTTTTGCGGCAAGCCAAGCTTCTGGATCTGTTGCAAAATATAGGTTGTCTATTTTGTTACTGGGGGGAATCTCACTGATGTCATAGAACATCCTATTCGATAAAAATGACAGAACGGATGCTTGCCACCATCCAGTGCCACAAACCCGTGCGGAAGCGGGCAGAGACTTGATCTTCGCTGCAACAGCGTCCGCGTCTGCTTTCTTTTCTTCTATTGAATTGGCCATTTTGAAGTTGCTGAGGTTGTTGGAGGCTACTAAGGCGAATACTATGGCAAGTGTGTAGGCGAGGAATGAGGTGAAAATAGTGAGGGTGCGGTTCGTTTTTTCGCTGAGAGCCGCTTTGATAATTTTCGCGAAAATGTAAAGTGTGATGATGGTAAGGATCTCATGGATAATGTATCCGTTTATGATGCGTCTACCCCAAGCTTTGCTGGTCGGGGTGATGCATAGCCACCATACGAAGTAAGTGGCACTAGTAAAGTAGATAACGGGTATCGTGAAGGAGGCGGATAAATATTTTTTTAAACGGTATAGTGGCATTAGGTAGGGAAGGAGAAGGAAAATTCCTAAAACACACAGGTTTGTGGTGAATTGATCACCAAGTATCTCAAAGTGCTTAATCGTCTTGGCACTAAGTGAATTGGTGTCGCTGAACCTATGCGTGATGCCGGCTTGTGCCGTGATGTTGCTGAATTCATGACTCCACCATAGCCTATAATCGGTGGATCCCATTGCGCCCAGTTTGTACAATTCAAAAGACAGTAGAGGAAGAGTGGCCGCAAGTAACACTATTAGATGATATTTCGGGCGTATTCGTTTGAAGCACAGAAGATCTAAAAAGGTGGCCACTGTCAAGGCTGGGGCTATAATCAGGGCCACGGTTTTAGTTAAAAAGCCGAGTCCCAGCATGAGTCCGATGCCTAACGACAACAATATTGGACGGACGGAGTTTTTTTCAAGCTGAGTGTATAAAACCAGTGCGGCAAGCATGAAAAATAGCGCTACGATTTCACCATAGCCTTTTAGGCCGAATTTAAAAACATTAGGCGTGGTAGCAAAAGCAACAACTCCAAGCAGTCCTAACCATCTATTCGTCAACTTTACCAATAAAAAATATATCAAGCAGGCGCAACCCAAAAAATAAAATACATTGGGAAGCTGAGCCGTGAAGCTGGAGATGCCAAAAGCCTTAAATATGAGACTGTTCAGTAAAAGTAACGGCGCACCGGTCTGTACTTTGTGGTCGAAGTAGATGATGTGGTTGTATGTGGTTGCGAATCCCACTGAATCGAGGATATTATGGGCTACTTGCATGTTCATAGCGCCATCAAATGACAAGAACGAGTAGTAAGCCTGTGCAAATGCTGTGTATATTAGCGCTGGCACGATGATAGAGACTATCAAGCCGAAGCTGTAATCGTAAAAGGACACATGAGGTTCTTTATTCATGCAATGACCTGTCGGCGTCATGTAACGTTCGAATGACGCAAGTTTACTTGCTACTGCTTACATCGTCTCC contains these protein-coding regions:
- a CDS encoding glycosyltransferase yields the protein MDYFIGRVSATTPFKPLLLHGVISPDALLSVPSSESPTVSIVIPVHNQWDFTHSCLASIIQHSGDVEYEIIIADDVSTDRTVDIDQLVTGITVVRNTTNLGFLRNCNNAAMAARGKYLLFLNNDINVQPDWLLPLVTLMETDQSIGITGSKLVYPDGMLQEAGGIIWNDASGWNFGWRDNPEKPEYNYVKDADYISGASIMVRRDLWEKVGGFDERYAPAYFEDTDLAFQARNLGYRVVYQPKSVVVHFEGVSHGKDMATGVKAYQEVNKKKFLERWREVLGRDHFPNGQEVFQARDRSRYRKTVLVIDHYVPTYDRDAGSFFMYSLLKALVALDYKVVFWPDNLFAHQPYTAVLQQMGVEVIFGSNNLNDYLKQFGSFFHAAILTRNHIGIKYIDTVRRHIPKVIYHDPDLEFVREGRRLEKDGGSLKELAKIKERELYLFRSCDIIGIHSPVERDIILKELPGSHVEVIPLPVNDVEASQAPYEKRTGLLFVGGTHPPNVDALRYFIQQILPPLSMEVPGIRLTVAGEVSHHELKGLDLSLVDFTGYVSDLRPLFEKALVYVAPLRFGAGIKGKIIEAANYGIPVVTTSVGAEGIGLVDRESIMIADNHTDFAHAVSELHRNQQLWESIRDKAREFVTCNFSQSAFQGKVGKIMSELCDDTGEGAQA
- a CDS encoding glycosyltransferase family 2 protein; this encodes MKLLIQIPCYNEASTLAITLADLPREIAGVEKVEWLIINDGCTDNTVEVAIANGVDHVVSFPRNRGLAKAFLAGIDASLKLGADVIVNTDADNQYCAADIQKLVDPILAGKAEIVIGARPISEIEHFSPIKKVLQKFGSWIVRITSNTNIPDAPSGFRAISRNAAMQLHVFNQYTYTLETIIQAGLKGMVTTSVPIRTNADLRPSRLVKSIYSYVRRSVFTILRIFMTYKPLRCFAIPGALCFSLGLAIGLRFMYFYISGDGSGHIQSLILGALLLGSGFFLGITGLLADLISVNRKLLEDIDYRLKKIELSKPE
- a CDS encoding class I SAM-dependent methyltransferase; translation: MLPSKGLVITEDGIIAGNFYDKYGSSNPIARFLMQRFFASVERLVAITRAHDIHEVGCGEGHLSRRLANAGYAVRGSDFSQAVIAKAEALAQRDGVDTAFKACSIYDMRPEHDAAELVVCCEVLEHLESPQKALEILAELATPYLLVSVPREPLWRIMNIARFKYVAQLGNTPGHIQHWSRKSFLSFLSSTFDIVRVETPTPWIVVLCRAKQSD
- a CDS encoding ArnT family glycosyltransferase — encoded protein: MNKEPHVSFYDYSFGLIVSIIVPALIYTAFAQAYYSFLSFDGAMNMQVAHNILDSVGFATTYNHIIYFDHKVQTGAPLLLLNSLIFKAFGISSFTAQLPNVFYFLGCACLIYFLLVKLTNRWLGLLGVVAFATTPNVFKFGLKGYGEIVALFFMLAALVLYTQLEKNSVRPILLSLGIGLMLGLGFLTKTVALIIAPALTVATFLDLLCFKRIRPKYHLIVLLAATLPLLSFELYKLGAMGSTDYRLWWSHEFSNITAQAGITHRFSDTNSLSAKTIKHFEILGDQFTTNLCVLGIFLLLPYLMPLYRLKKYLSASFTIPVIYFTSATYFVWWLCITPTSKAWGRRIINGYIIHEILTIITLYIFAKIIKAALSEKTNRTLTIFTSFLAYTLAIVFALVASNNLSNFKMANSIEEKKADADAVAAKIKSLPASARVCGTGWWQASVLSFLSNRMFYDISEIPPSNKIDNLYFATDPEAWLAAKEELHEVLDKTGNEVVISKNGYALYKIKRLYPFAPFTEEEKHAHLLQIADFTKSDYQYVRGLYEHEEGLRWSRQKSAVLLQKSGQKNLVLRIQIPDMTGYHTNVVHLQVAVDGIRYRDIKIDRSGEFTASFPLDHGIRATGPTIVYLALDKKWDPHSASDTRQLSFILKSVGFTS